Sequence from the Camarhynchus parvulus chromosome 1, STF_HiC, whole genome shotgun sequence genome:
TCCAAAATACCTTGCAGTTCAACATCTCTAGCTAGAGTCAGCTAAAAGAACTCTCCCCCACTGCTCCCCAGCACAAGACAAAGAAGgtagaaaacaggaagaaaggaagaattcaCAGATTCAAACTGTACAGAGTTTTAAATGGAGCTTTTGCAGGTATATAACAACAGTCATAAGAAGCTACCAGAAGTCCTTAAATACATGTAAAAGACAAGGAATTGCTGTGTTTCTCCTGTATTGCTTTAAGTTTGCAAAATTGGGAAGAAGCGTTTTCTATCTTGCAACATGAGATTTGTATGAACAATTCTGGGTAATTGTTTTCTCTCAGTTACATGAAACGCTTGCTCTCCACAGTCTGAACATTGGTTCAGAATATTTAGGGTTGTTAAAGAGGCAAGAAAAAATGAGCTTTGAACTCCTTGCAAATTCATACAGCCAGACATTAGCATCTTGAACAAGGCCTGACTACTGCTTAGGGGCATATGAGAAAAGTTGTTTCCACAGTGGTAAGAGCAAGAGGACAGACATCAAATACCAGTTACTTAAAACAGGTTTCATCAAATCCCCATAGAGCTTCTAGGAAattgctttgggaaaaaaactaaGAGCACTGCCTTAGTATCTAACCAGGCATTGGAAAATGCAAGGTACAACTAACTTAAAGACCTGTGTAAAGATACATTAACTCATCCTTATTGTGACAGTAGCAGCTGGTCTGTAGGTTTTAGAGCTTAGATACTTCTACCAACAATCTGATAGGACCTCTTGCATCAGATAACATAAGTATTAAGTTATCTGACAGGATCAGAACCAgttattgtaaaaaaaatggTGTTTCAAAGAATTTGCAAGGTTTTCTGTCACACTTCCACTCATTGCCCTTTTAAATTCAGAAcagattaattaaattaattgaatCAATCAAATGACTGTCTGCCCCTGACAAATAAGAGCTCCAGTACTCCAAACAAGCATCACCAGGTTAAAGAACCACATAAATACTCAATTTGAACAGAATTCAAAGTCATCCTTGGTATTTCAGCCCCCTGCAACTATACCAGACAGTGGCcaagttaaaatatttctgttattccACAACTAATAATAAAGTCTCAGGAACTCTGAGAAACTTCATGGTCTACACATTAAATGCTTTTGCTActtctcacctgtgtctcactgTTACACATTCAGAACTGTACATTAGCTGACAGTGTCAGAACCTCCTCAGCAACCTACCAGAGGTCCAAATACCTTCAGTGTCCGATATTTATTTATGAACTTCAACGTTTTTAGCAAATAGTTCAACTACCATATGCggataaatttaaaattaaacatgagAATTGGTGGCTTTTCAAACTCACTTGTATACTTTCTTCAAGGAAAATTTCATGCCAGTGTTTAAATGAGGAATGGaacacagtatttttctctAATACTTACAatgaacacttttaaaaaaacagcttttaaattaataatattttatactATCGACCCATCTTTGCTTTGTGCTGGAATCATCACAGGAACAGCTCCCATTCTACTTAAATTAGGTGCAGCTACCTTTGAAGGTGCAAAGGCTGGGGTTTGAGTAGGAGCACGTTCAAAGTCTTCACTTGGGACTTGGCTATATGGAGTTTTGGTATATCCTTCCATGTTGGAGGGAGACATTGAGCCCAGGGAAGAACGATTGCTGCCAATGTAGCTGCGAGCTGTAGAGCTGCGACTCTTTGGAGGTGGAACATCTTCTCTGAAATtaacaaaacacaccaaaaattCAGTTGCAGAACAAGAGTTCAGTCACCATTActtcaaaacaaatattcaggtttggtttttttctattccaaTATAGTCAAAACTATCTTCATATCTTCCTTTAAAGTaacaaaagcccccaaaccctcaATATTCTTTGCCTCTAAAATGTTTGCTGAAATTAGACGAACCACAAAAAGTTCTCCAACAAGCCGTTAGTGTTTTAATAAGCTTTCCAGATTAAGACAGAAATCTCAAGTGTTAAGTAACTTATTTGcagaaatacacatttaaaaGTTAATCTTCCAATAATGCTGCTCAGAAACCAGAGACACATTGTTACCTGATATCATGATGTACTTCTTTCTCGTacttcttctctctgtgcttcttaCAAAAACAGAAGATGATAGAACACAGTACAGAGAGACCCAGCAGAGTTCCTATAATAGCTCCAGTAATTATACCAGCTGTATTTACGGCTAGAATAGACAAATAACAACACTGTGTGTTAAATGTCAGACTTGTAAGACCTTTCTTTAAACATTAAGCCCAGTATGTTTCACATGAGGCAAGTCAATAATACTGAATCACTGAATCAGAGGGGGAGTGCCCAATCACATGCATTTAAAACAGTAAGACTTGAAGTGGCATACACAAGTTACATAAGAGCATTGGGGTTTTTAACCATTTAGGAGTTTAGAGAAAGAGAGTGTTCAGCTTTAATACAAGAGCACTGTGTGACTATTGCACAGCAAACACTTACGAGGGGTGACATTCAGCTCAACAGAACATTCATCTGTGCCAACTCTGTTTGTGGCCACACAGCTGTATGTACCAGAATACTCTCGAGAGGCGTTTTTCAGAAGAAGTTCCCCTGTATTTTTATCTACAAACAACAGAAGGGAGAGGTTTACCATTTTCCTAAATATAATTCCATATTTAATATCACAGAATTATTAAACCAGCGTACACATGAAATCTTAACTTAAAAATgctataggaaaaaaacagattaaaacaGTTCTATCATGCTGTAAAATGCTATTGTTTGTAAAAGTCTTACTCCATTAGAAATGTATTCCACAGTATTTGACTTGCTCTATCTGCTGAACAAGTTAGACAGGGTCTAGATTCTATAGAACACACGCAGTGTCCCCAAAACTACATTCACAAGCCCAAAACTAACACGGTTTTTGTGAGTTACAAGTCACTCTTGCACAACGTCCCACTCATTCTTGTCCAGCACTGATATtgcaaatttctctttttgttacCACGAGACAAATTTGGGATGTGGAGGAAGAAGGGGCATAACAACAGTAGCCTAAAGTCTTGAGTGGTACAGAGGATATCAATGATCAACAGAATCACTGTCAAAACCATGAATAAGAGACATCAAATACGAGACCAGGAGTCAAGTCCAAAATGAAGAACAGTATTAAGTTCCTCCTTTGTAGATTATTTTTAGGGATCTGTGTTTTAAGATATTACATACTCTAATAGAATGCAGAAGGTTACAAACATTGGagattttttgcttgttttaaatcATATTGAAGCCACATCTGAATTCCCTATGTCCACTTAagcacaaaagcaaaaccatcaGCAAGCAGGAGAACTAACAACATCTGGGCACAAGTGAGCATGATACTGCAGCTCTTGATAAGAATCTCAACTTGAAGCTTGAAACATTTCCAAGCAtgaattaaaaagcagaatcaACTCCAGCTTGTTTCAAAGTCAGTTTTGTTAGAGGGCAGAAGTGACATTTAATCTTGACTACTCTATAGTAATGCTAACCCAGAGATGCTTACAAGTCGGGATAAGCCAAAAATAATATTGCaatctttttaattatttcagagtAATAAACGAAATTTGACAGTACTCAGCACAGAAGTGGCAGGAAGATTCTGTGTGCCAGACACTCTCCTCCAGTCGTAAGACAAAAGTGGGGATCCTTCTTGTGACACACATTTCAAGGTAACGTCTTTTCCAATCTCCTGTGATCCTTCAATGGAACATTTAGTCCGTGCTGGCTTtactaataaataaaacatcacTGAATTAATAACAGTCACAATCAAAGTATTTCCTAGTTGTGTTCTAGCAGCCAGTTCATTCTGTGAAAGATAAAGTTTGTGCCACAAACCACTTCTATtcacagaaagatttttctACAAAATATGAGTCAGGTGCAGAACTTCTAGAAATGCTTATAATTCTAAATATCATTCCCTTCATTTCCCAGAACAGAATTATGCCCATCCCTCCCAAGGCCTCAGTAATGACCATAATCACCACAGATTCAGTACAACGCTGCCCAACAGAAGCTTTCATTTCAGACATTGAAAATAGGGTGGAATAAGCACATAAAAAACGTCActgaaaatttaagaaaataaattatcttaCCAAGTACAGTCAACTGTATTTTCTTGCTTTGAACTCCAGGAGCCTTCTTCACTTTGCACTGATATGTGCCAGTGTCTGATGCTTTTAAATTCAGGATATCCAGTGAACCATCACCAGATCTGGGATCAAGATTAGTAAACTGCATTCGCCCAGTCAAACCAGCATAATAATGATTATAAACCCTGTCTACAGCATACATAAttatctataaaaaaaaaagaaatacgATTCAGAAATCCGCTTAGCgtgcaaacatttaaaataatttcatctctTTGAATTTTCAAGTTTCTTTCTATAGTTTTAACCCCAGAAATAAAAGAGTGAGTCAAATATCTCCACCTTCAAAACAGCACCACACACAGCATTATAGTGAATACTCCAACTAAACACCTGACCAAGTACCAATATGGCAGCATTGACTTTTGactgaaagaaaactgtttaGAATTGCTCCAATTTAACTCTGCAAAACCTGCCTACTAATATGAATCGTCTTACTTATAAGGTTTTCAACAACAGGAAAGCATTAATAACTAAAAgagttaaatatatttaaaattaagtcCTCATTAATCTATTTTCAATAAGGAAGATAATGCAGGTacaaaagcaaagttttctttttggaaCTGAAGTGTCTTTAATTTGGAAGTTCTTCATTAGAAGGCAAGTTTATAGTGAAAAATGTCTTAACATTTCATCCTTAATCCAGTATTTCAAAATTTCCACTAGATTTCATGTGACTGGCGCTTCAAAGCAATTTAAGATCACAAGCATCCCAACCTGAAAAGGTGGAACTTTAAAGAGTCAGTAAAGACCTCATACACTGACCTACTAAAACAACTGAATTAACACTGCACACAGAGAAGTCTCTACTTACTATTTGTTCCCTCTTTTGGTTGTCTGCTGGTATCAATACCCACTCAATATCTAGTGGTCCCTCATCTTCTTCCGAGAGTTCAAAAGTACATGGCAACGTTACTTTCTCTCCTTGTGCTTTTTCAAACATTGACTGGTCAACTGAAGTTATTGTTAGGCTTCTTGTCAGacctataaaaatatatttttatgttttgaaaacaagtcACATGCAGTTGTTCACTCTAAGTGCTCTATGACATACTTTTCCTGTATAGAATTCATGCCATCAGTCAGACTCGTCACTGCTGAAGAGAGCCTGTGCAGACCCTGTCACCCGACACAGTGCaaagccctgtgctgctcatttGGAATTACATCCAACAGGCAGCTACATCTTTCAAGCCATacttgttgttttgtttggggtttttttgcacaaTTCATGTCCCACACAATCCTAAGCTAAACACTTTCAGCGGCAGGTTTTCAAGTCACTATATAATCACTTTACCATTACTCCCTCACTATAAAATGAAAGTATGGAACAGCAGTGAAGTCTACCAGGATAGACAGAATTCTTGAGAAGTCCTGGGTTGGAAGTAAGTTACTTTGCCTGCAGTTATAAGGGCTCCTCCATCTACAGGGAGATAGAAggcaaattaatattttccaaaaatctCAATGagttttttgcatttgtttgtcTGTTCTGTTTGTCTTACTCCCCTAAAAAGGCTACATAATCCTTATCGTTATGCATGCCTCTAGGCAAACATGCTTCCAAACAACAAATTTTCCTCAATTCAACCCTGAAAAAGAATTCATATAGTGACACAAAAAGAGCTACTCAAAAGGCCTAAAGCAAGATTCCCCATTTCACCACAAACACAGGCTTCCCTTATATCAAGTGTACAGGCTTGCACATCACAGCCAGGATGTGGAAAGCATACCCTTTGCTCATGATAGAAATAGGTTTGGCACTCTTACATCCACTGTTTTGTCCACCTTGCTAGAAACCAAGCTCAGATTTTTGGTCAGTTTATGTGTGCTGGACACACACAGATGTGaccacagccaggagagctgcaaggCCACCAGAAGAGTGGACAGCGTGAGGAAGATAGATGGCTCTGGTGCCTTTTACAGGGGTAAAGTAACAGCCTCAGataaaaaagtctttaaaatcaTTTCACACAGCACTTTTATGTTCTAACTTGCACTTCTCCATATAGTAGAGGAGCTCCAGTGAAGTATAGGAGCTTCCTTCAGTAGATCATTGAATATagtgagctggaagggacccaacAGATAcccttctgcttttttaaaattttgcccTCTATTAAGTCTTTGCATTCTCTTCCTGATGACAAAACAATGGGATCTGTGACagctactttaaaaaatccttcagaaagAGAATTCCCTTGACATACTAAATTCTAGACTACAGCCTGCAAGAAAAGCCTTTCACCGTACTTGATTATTAACAAACTAGGTAGGATTATTATGTTTCCTACCATTCATGGTATTACTTTTCATAATGTTACCCTCTGtcttgtggaagaaaaaaaaaaaaaaaaagaaacaccaaccaaaaaaatccacatcaCCTTGAGGTAGCAAAGAGATTTACATGCAAGGTCTCTTACCAACAATGTACACCTTTTCAAAGACAACTCTAATAGATTTGTACCACCTCTTTTTGATCATAGTAAACCAATCAATTTATTGAACAGAACAATTAATTCTCTGCCACTAAGTTGAATTAATATTGTTCCCTAAATAACAGGGATCTCCATGAATACCAGTTGACTTGTCACAATCCTATCCCCTCCTAAAGGatcttttcagattttcaaacTAGCCATTCTAAACCTCTGAATAAGCACAGACAGCACTAGTACTACCTCTGCTTATGGGTAGATTTAAAGTACATTCATGTTTCCATAACACACAGTAGCATTTACAGTACTAATGTAAATTCCTCAACTGTTTTTACAGCAGCTTCCATACTCGTTTCCCTTTCCCCCATGGCCTCATTAGGGAACTGCAACGCAATACTCTCAAGTTCATCTCCAAATTGCATCTTCAACAttactatattaaaaaaaaagggatgtgAACTCAAGTGCAGTTTAAGTGACTGATAATGAAATACATTATGATGTTACTTGCTTCCTTAAAAGCCTCAAATCTGTAACCTGGGAAATTAAAAGCTTTCATTCTGAAGTAAATCactgaagcagagctgctgctctgtggcagcaTCTCCAGCCACAGTCACTTTGCCATCTGAAGTTCCACAACAAAGGATCACAGCACACACATTTGctttcccctccccacaggAGAGCCTGCTGAGAATTTCACAAATGGCACAATAATTCATGTAAGAGTAACACTCTGCCTTTTCACAGCAGACAGTGGGGAATAGAATTCATACTCTGAAGACAGTAGGACACATCCCTACTACTAAAAAGTATCAACCCCTCTGATTTTCAGTTGGTACCTGCTGAAACATAACATGGCCAAGAAAAAAGTGGACAGATGAATATCCATATGCTGATTTTTTTGACTACTTTTCTAAACAAATGGGATTTGTACaatcaatgttttatttctctccctcttcagATGTTACTTGCTCATCTCTTTGacaatttcaaaacaaatataaaaggagaaataacaGTCCAGTACAACCAGAAGTCCCCCAAGTACTCATTTGTACTGACATAGCTAATAAGCATTCGATTCCTCAGCTATCTCTTGCCTCTCCTTTGCCATTATGTGAGTATAATTTCAAAGTGGACATTACGCAGTTTCATGGCAAAACACCGAGAAAGTGGCAACTGGGTAGAAAAATTATGCTAAAAGCTGGAAGTACTACGTTTCAGAGAAACACTCCTAGGAAACTAGACTCCAGCAGTCCCACCTATCACTGCCTGGCAGCTTGGTCCAAGCGCTTTAAAAGCCAGAAATAGCAAATGTTTCAGTTTCTACTACAGCACACATTTCTCTGATCCAAACATATAAATCAACATAGTAGTCCCATGCCAAATAAAAGCAGAACCCAACAGCCTGAAGAGCCTTGCCCAAAATAGAttgtcataaaaatatttttaaagttttgatttttgataCTTTTGAAGACCAAGTAGTATTTTCACACACACTGACTGCATGCAAACATGTTAATGAAAGCTAAAGCACACAATCCTCAGCATAACACCCAACAATCATTCCTGCACGTGAAGCTTCCAGCACACACTAGCTGCTAAGAGAGGTGCTCAAACATCAGTCTGAGCCTTCTAATTATCAGAGTTTTTCCATAAATCTCAATTTCTTTCTTACTGCACATCTCCCAACACCTCTTTTTCATTATACCACTGTTCCATGGTCTTTTCCTTACAGTAAGGCTGCAAACACAaaccttttttccattttttttttaatctgggtCAACATCAGCATGCAGAAGCAGCAAGCACCTCAATTAAGGTACATGTCAGAGCTAGCTGGGCTTGGACTGAGCATTAGCAACACAAGGGAGGGGCGGGTAATACTAGTTGGAGATTCCTTTCTGCAGGGAAGACACACATCTGCTGCCAGATATGCTGGAAAAGGAGGCTTGGCCAATTTGACATGTCAGAGATTATCAAGGGGTCCTCTGACCTTTATTATCATCACCAATagtacctttttcttttcttttttgttcctttcccaCTTAATTATTACTGGCTATTAACAGAGACCTGGATGGAGCAATTCAAGTGTGGCTAGAAAACTCCAGGGGCAAAGGAGGACATGAGATCCCAGGTCCCCCTTGCTCTTTTCCTGTGGGGGGGAAAAGGCACAGAGAGACACATCCTTCAACTTAAGAACTCACCACAGGAATGGCACTGCAAGGAGCACTTTAACTTTTATGGCCACAAGTAGCCCTGAGAAACAAGGGCTGCTAAGTTAGAAATAGGATCCAGTCAAGGAAGTGGGATATGAACAACCTCATCAGAGCTGGTGAGGAGCCCTGTAAATGAGAGATCTGCCAGGGAACTGAACTTGGCAATAGGGAAGGAATAGAGACTGAGCCATGGGAAGTACCTGGTCAGGCTGGTGGAAGGAAGAGATACCCTGGTGAGGATAAATCATGTTAAAAGGGGAGCCACCCACCGCACCTGTACACAGAGCTGACACCAGAGTGAGGCGTGTGGGACAGCTTGTGTGACTGGCACTTTGTCATCAGTGGACACAAGCTTTTAAACAAAGCCAGGAAGGGAAGAACAGCAGGTGACCTGCCCTCTACCTGTAGGAGTAGCTGGAACACAAAAAGCTGCTCTACAGGACAGACAACAGACTGGCTAAGAGCTTGTGGGTCAGGGTTAAAGGAAACACCACAGTCAAAGTTTGTTACAAATCACATGGTCAGGATAAGAACCTGACGAAAACTATTTCAGCAGTTCCAGAAAGTTTCTAAAAATGACAGAGACTGGTTACTACTTCACCTCTGTGACATCTACTAGCAGGGCAACGCAGCAGGAGACAAAATCTAAGAGGTTTCTCAAAGATTTCTTAGGAAAACAGCACTAAATGAGTCAATCCCCATTTGATGCTTTCTTGAGACTGctttcaaggaaaaaaccccaagaactTGCCAGGGATGGGATCAACAGCAGCCTTGACCATGACCACTTGGCCATGAAAGAGTGACTAATAAAATCCTGAGAGGAAGAAGGCAAATCCAGCACAGACCCTGCACTTCATATGAGCAGACTGTCTCGCCTAGTAGCCAGAGTTTTGTGGAATCCAGttctaaaaagcaaaagagCTCAAGAAAACTGTGGAGTATTTAAGAACAATTACTAACCACACACAAAGAGTACATctcaaaacccagcaaaataaACAGATTAATCAGCAGCTTGGCCTAAGGAGGAAGAAGCAAGAACAGCCTATCAAGGGAAGAATACACAAATATTGCCCAGGCATGCAGCACGCCTGCAGGGAAGTCAAAACACAGCTAAAGCTGAAAGCAGCATGGGACTCCAGTGCCACATGAAAACCTTCTACTATCACATGAGCAGTAAAgaataagagagaaaaattggACAGGTGTTACAGAGAAGACCAAAGTACTCAGAGTTGCTGCTGTTTGGAGCACAAGGTTGGATGTGACCGAGGTCATGTCCAACACAAACAATTCTGCAACTGCATTAAAGATCTACATGAAGCAATCACAGTGACAGGATgacattttctccatttttcccaagATTTACCCCTTCAGTTTCCACTCAAATCAGGGAGATTCTATTTACTTATATATGCTCCTCCAAACATAAGAGGATCCACTGTGGTATCCAACTGCTAGTACATGACAGGCAGACATTTTATCACGAGCTGAAGGAAGGTCTGTATTTGCTTTGGTTAGCACGGTTTAATGGATAAAATTTCAGACCCTTTTCAGATAACTTTTCTGGTTTAGACACAGATAAGTGACTCAAGTCATTCATCCTACTTACTCAAATATGCTTATCATTAAAATATCTAATTTCTAACTGCAGCAAATAAATTATTGCAAAGTGTAGACTCAGAAGAACACAACAAGCTCTCAAGAAAACCCCTGAAAGTCAACTTTGAAGTGCACCTGATCCAAACGACTGAATAttgttttcaaagtattttgCAAGGAGAACATGTGCCATATTCAGCTGTGGCAAACAAATGAATATTTGTGACTGGTTGAGAAAAGCACCCTTCCCTTGATGAAGAATAATAAGTATTATCCCTTACAAAAGTTTGTATCAGAAGAAGTAAGAGGCCAATACACTATTTGCTTTCTGAACATTCAGATTTAAGTTTCTTAAGGTGGaataaaatactctttttctGGGGAACTGACCCTAAAGAGCATTGCAAACTATATCTGTATGACTGAACAAGTTTTTCATATAATTTCTGAAGGAGTGCAAACCCATAGCAAGTCTTTAGAAAAACTCTTTCCTTCTGAATATCTGAACTTACTTCTAAGTATCACTCAAGTAGAACACAGTTTAGCAAACAACATTATTATTAAGAATAATctaggaaaatttaaatattttatggaaTCGATAGAAGTTGGTTTCTAGTATAAAAtaatcttcaaaataaaaagcagacaaaaaattaaaatggagcAAAGCTTTCTTCATTCCAACACAGATCTAAGCAGAGCTGTGATATATACTAATAaataacagaaaggaaattactCTATGAACTACTTATGCATTtagtattttcttatttaatcaGGGCACATTGCAATTCTGCATTGCTGGCTTACACAAATGTAAGTGTGCATCTAAATTTGGCATGAATGTTTGTGGCATCAGATAGGGCAGTGCCACAGAAGGTTATGCAACCCGGCAGACACAGTCCCTCCCTGCATGGGGAACAGGGCAGATTCTACAGAGCAAGAGTTGAGTTCAGAGATGCTGTTCTACTTAGTGTGACCCACCTGCAACTGCatcttcagaatattttaccACCAGGCTTTCCAAAACCAGTCTTGTTTGCCAATACCTGACTGCAAACAAGCAGAGActctaaatataaaaatgctttttcccaCAAAATGTGGCCTTAAGTAGCAAGCAAAGACCACCACCAGAAATGCACATTACTGCTTTGAGAGCCATAAGCTATAAAATTCACTTAAGAGACTTCAGCTtagacttttatttcaaatgcagaTTAGAGATGTACCTGTGATCAAATCTTTTCACCTTGCAGATTTCAGCCTCAAAAACTACCTCTCCAACAACCCCACTTTACTTCTGAATATGTCTCTACTCCACAGTTCATCTCCTACTTTTCTCAGCTAGCTGTAATGACTTTACAGAACAAAGCTGCCCAACCTTTCCCACTTTCACTGAGACAGTTCTACAGCATCTTATCTCAAACCTGCACTTCTGAACTCAGGCCCTGTAGGAGTGAGTGAGTCGAGTTTACGCCCTTAGCAAGCAGGGAGTGTGCAGGGAGGAAGGTACACACGGAGGAGTGCCTGGCTGAGGAGACTCCCTGGTGTTTAGTGGCACAATCTAACACAAACAAAGTCTCCAAGGCTGATATCCCCACAAGCAGCCACCATCCCACAATCATGTCCTGCTTCCTCACAATGCCAAACGTCAGCATCCTCAGCAGCCAAAGGGAATGCCTGCAAGGCAGGCTCCTGCTGATCAAGTAACTGGATTAAAAGCTGccttcacaaaggaaaaaagggaaacaaatatTTGGCATTACTTATTTTAGTGGTTTTTGCAGCACCCAGGAGCTGTCACATCAGCACAGCTGAGATGGCCAAAAAGCTGCAGTTATGCTGTTTTGCCACAagtgagaaacaaaaccacattcTAAATTTATCagtgagacccctccccaaaaggtaaaaaaagttgaaaaagaaTGGCCCAGCTTCAGATTTGGATTCTCAGTTTCTACACCTTACCTACAAGAGCAAAAAGACCTGACACAGTTACAGCTTTCAAACTTGGGCCCAAAACACTATGAAGCTTTGGTGACTCTAACTCTTCACATGTCATAAACTCTGTAACACAAAGACAGTCCCTAAACAGTAACCTTTAGCTTAGCAAACAATTAAACCATTAAAGGAACAATGTCAATAAAAAGGAAGTTTAatagaaagattaaaaaaaaattaacagtcTTCTctttagaaagcaaattcaaTAGACTTGGGCATTTTTGAGATGAGAATGAAACTCAAAATGTTACAAGATAGATTTCAACACACATCCACATCCTATTAATTTAGCCAGGTATCTAGATATCAAAGAATATTCAGGCTTCACAGTAACATCAGTGGAGGTAAAACAAGCGAGAGATGAAGGACAGGAACAATAAAACAACTGGTCAGGAACTAACAAAAGCTAGGTAATAATGCAGCAGTAAAtaaaacaagagaagaaaaagtctCACAGCATTACTGCATCTGAATCCACATGCGTAAAGAGCTTTGGTTTTAGTACATTCTATTTTAGAACTCCACAAAGAATTCAGTTTTTAGGATAATCCCATGCTGATAAAGGCAAATCACAAAGCCTTTCCTGACAAAGAAAGTACTGTCCTGCTAATATCAAGTGTTAAACAGTTACTATTTAACATGCTTCACAGACcacattttttccatgcttCACACCCTAAGCGTTGTTATCATACAATGCAATGATACAAATTTCAGAGGTAAGCACAGTTCACTGTAGTggtaaaaacacccaaaaacacatttcagcaaAAGGAATAAGCCTACTTAAACCTAACATTTCCAGGGCTAGTGACATTACTGTACCGAGTATTCTACTTAAACCTCAAAAAGGCCCAATGCAAAATGGTTAGAGAGAAGATGAAGACTTACCTTTCTACACTAGCCTAAGTCCACTAGGCAGAGCACTGGTTAATCCTCAAAGGCAGTAAAATTAAGACAAAAG
This genomic interval carries:
- the CXADR gene encoding coxsackievirus and adenovirus receptor isoform X1; translation: MEPPLLPLLGVSLVLLCSAGLTRSLTITSVDQSMFEKAQGEKVTLPCTFELSEEDEGPLDIEWVLIPADNQKREQIIIMYAVDRVYNHYYAGLTGRMQFTNLDPRSGDGSLDILNLKASDTGTYQCKVKKAPGVQSKKIQLTVLVKPARTKCSIEGSQEIGKDVTLKCVSQEGSPLLSYDWRRVSGTQNLPATSVLNKNTGELLLKNASREYSGTYSCVATNRVGTDECSVELNVTPPVNTAGIITGAIIGTLLGLSVLCSIIFCFCKKHREKKYEKEVHHDIREDVPPPKSRSSTARSYIGSNRSSLGSMSPSNMEGYTKTPYSQVPSEDFERAPTQTPAFAPSKVAAPNLSRMGAVPVMIPAQSKDGSIV
- the CXADR gene encoding coxsackievirus and adenovirus receptor isoform X2, with translation MEPPLLPLLGVSLVLLCSAGLTRSLTITSVDQSMFEKAQGEKVTLPCTFELSEEDEGPLDIEWVLIPADNQKREQIIIMYAVDRVYNHYYAGLTGRMQFTNLDPRSGDGSLDILNLKASDTGTYQCKVKKAPGVQSKKIQLTVLVKPARTKCSIEGSQEIGKDVTLKCVSQEGSPLLSYDWRRVSGTQNLPATSVLNKNTGELLLKNASREYSGTYSCVATNRVGTDECSVELNVTPPVNTAGIITGAIIGTLLGLSVLCSIIFCFCKKHREKKYEKEVHHDIREDVPPPKSRSSTARSYIGSNRSSLGSMSPSNMEGYTKTPYSQVPSEDFERAPTQTPAFAPSKYDIAHKIGDITVV